A part of bacterium genomic DNA contains:
- a CDS encoding NADPH:quinone oxidoreductase family protein yields MRAIRIEKHGGPETMKLVDIPVPEPETGQVRIKIEAVGLNNSDLMIREGRYVDEMPLPFIMGREFAGTIDKLGPGVEGWEVGQRVIAGNFWGGALADFAIALTGALTPLPDDFTPEQGAAFRVQCVSAMHIIDNCARVRPGETVLIHAAAGGVGGIAIQICQARGAKVIGTTSSDEKCERVAALGATAINYVKEDWVKKVLELTGGRGVDVVLESIGGEVLERSFKEALALYGRCVIYGRASGVPVQFHDFEILESNRALIGYYLSRHFPDHVHLIREAAEKSFAMIREGKLKLTIGHTYPLERAAEALQLIGDRKNIGKIVVTT; encoded by the coding sequence AAACACGGCGGACCTGAAACGATGAAACTCGTGGACATCCCCGTACCCGAACCCGAAACGGGCCAGGTCCGCATCAAGATCGAGGCGGTCGGCCTCAACAACTCCGACCTCATGATCCGCGAGGGGCGTTATGTGGACGAGATGCCCCTTCCCTTCATCATGGGCCGGGAGTTCGCCGGCACCATCGACAAGCTCGGCCCGGGCGTCGAGGGATGGGAAGTGGGTCAGCGCGTCATCGCGGGGAATTTCTGGGGCGGAGCGCTCGCCGATTTCGCGATTGCTCTCACCGGTGCCCTCACTCCCCTTCCGGATGACTTCACACCCGAACAGGGCGCCGCCTTCCGCGTCCAGTGCGTCTCCGCCATGCACATCATCGACAACTGCGCCCGGGTCCGGCCCGGAGAAACCGTTCTCATCCATGCCGCGGCGGGCGGTGTCGGCGGAATCGCCATTCAAATCTGTCAGGCGCGCGGCGCCAAGGTGATCGGCACCACCTCAAGCGACGAAAAATGCGAGCGCGTCGCGGCCCTCGGCGCCACCGCCATCAACTACGTGAAAGAGGATTGGGTGAAAAAGGTCCTCGAGCTCACCGGCGGCCGGGGGGTGGACGTGGTTCTCGAATCGATCGGCGGCGAGGTGCTCGAGCGCTCCTTCAAGGAGGCGCTGGCGCTCTACGGCCGATGCGTCATCTACGGCAGGGCCAGCGGGGTTCCTGTCCAATTCCACGATTTCGAGATACTCGAATCAAACCGCGCGCTGATCGGCTACTATCTCTCGCGCCACTTCCCCGACCACGTGCACCTCATCCGCGAGGCGGCGGAAAAATCCTTCGCCATGATCCGGGAGGGAAAGCTCAAGCTCACCATCGGCCACACCTACCCGCTCGAGCGGGCGGCCGAGGCGCTTCAGCTGATTGGGGACCGGAAAAA